A region of Massilia sp. WG5 DNA encodes the following proteins:
- a CDS encoding site-specific integrase yields the protein MSQLAAWDLDPVKRFADFVARPDFVLTSTRQRELAPVPVSPESAAIYKFMFGKFAAWMLEERLKMSTVTARDLHRFVQLAHDGHRDLNSKIAYRYLRLLERCYDHLERMPNPARDAIVGIDRAQITRDAPMTALNADELERFLAALPGQRRSDDSSDESKGGAWKRRRDRAMQVVMAMAGLRVAEAIGLLVDEIGRQPDVEGGLPIEITPAHKHRTSHEHTTTLPKEGVAELLAWLKEREALNIPGELVFPANMEGEPLHKATVYRQVKATFERAGLAVSRAGGRTLRNTFASQQLRQGTPQSELTTALGLALERSAEAYKYARVNPENEETAGPEAGPIAKDA from the coding sequence ATGAGCCAACTTGCCGCCTGGGACCTCGATCCCGTCAAACGCTTCGCCGACTTCGTCGCCCGGCCCGACTTCGTGCTGACCTCGACCCGCCAGCGCGAGCTTGCCCCCGTGCCGGTCTCGCCCGAGTCCGCCGCCATCTACAAGTTCATGTTCGGGAAATTCGCCGCCTGGATGCTGGAAGAGCGCCTGAAGATGTCGACCGTCACGGCGCGCGACCTGCACCGCTTCGTCCAGCTGGCGCACGACGGCCACCGCGACCTGAACAGCAAGATCGCCTACCGCTACCTGCGCCTGCTGGAACGCTGCTACGACCATCTCGAGCGGATGCCGAACCCGGCCCGCGATGCCATCGTCGGCATCGACCGCGCCCAGATCACCCGCGACGCGCCGATGACGGCCCTGAACGCGGACGAGCTGGAGCGCTTCCTGGCCGCCCTGCCCGGCCAGCGCCGCAGTGACGACAGCAGCGACGAGTCGAAAGGCGGCGCCTGGAAACGCCGCCGCGACCGCGCCATGCAGGTCGTGATGGCGATGGCCGGCCTGCGCGTGGCGGAGGCGATCGGCCTGCTGGTGGACGAGATCGGCCGCCAGCCGGACGTCGAGGGCGGGCTGCCGATCGAGATCACGCCCGCGCACAAGCATCGCACCAGCCACGAGCACACGACCACGCTGCCTAAGGAAGGCGTGGCCGAGCTGCTGGCCTGGCTGAAGGAACGGGAAGCGCTGAACATTCCCGGCGAGCTGGTGTTCCCCGCGAACATGGAGGGCGAGCCCCTGCACAAGGCCACCGTCTACCGCCAGGTGAAGGCGACGTTCGAGCGCGCCGGGCTGGCGGTCTCGCGCGCCGGCGGACGCACCCTGCGCAATACCTTCGCTTCCCAGCAACTGCGCCAGGGCACCCCGCAGAGCGAGCTGACCACCGCGCTGGGCCTGGCCCTCGAGCGCTCGGCGGAGGCCTACAAATATGCCCGCGTGAACCCGGAAAACGAGGAAACCGCGGGCCCTGAAGCCGGTCCAATAGCCAAGGACGCCTGA
- a CDS encoding Dabb family protein has translation MLKHIVMWKLKEHAEGAERAANAREMKRRLDECANIVPGILKFEVTLAQPGLEATYDVVLYSEFENREALEAYARHPTHQALIPFIGAIREGRQCMDYEI, from the coding sequence ATGCTGAAGCACATCGTCATGTGGAAATTGAAGGAACACGCCGAGGGCGCCGAGCGCGCCGCCAACGCCCGCGAAATGAAGCGCCGCCTGGACGAGTGCGCGAACATCGTGCCCGGCATTCTCAAATTCGAGGTCACCCTGGCCCAGCCGGGCCTGGAAGCGACCTACGACGTGGTGCTGTACTCGGAGTTCGAGAACAGGGAAGCGCTCGAAGCCTATGCCAGGCATCCGACGCACCAGGCCCTGATTCCCTTCATCGGCGCGATCCGCGAGGGGCGCCAGTGCATGGATTACGAGATCTGA
- a CDS encoding SDR family oxidoreductase: protein MRTVQQLFSLEGKTAVVTGGSRGLGLQMAEALGEQGARVLVSARKQAELDEACAHLSARGIAASSIAADLSDDAAVAGFAEEALKRLGQVDILVNNAGATWGAPAEDFPLEAWDKVMNLNVRSIFLLCQAFGKRSMIPRGQGRIVNIASIAGLAGNPPGTMQTIAYNTSKAALINFTRTLAGEWGRHGITVNAIAPGFFPSKMTKGVLAAIGADTLAQQAPLGRLGDDEDLKGAVVLFASDAGKHITGQVLAVDGGVSAV, encoded by the coding sequence ATGCGTACGGTACAGCAGCTGTTTTCACTCGAAGGGAAGACCGCCGTCGTTACCGGCGGTTCGCGCGGCCTGGGCCTGCAGATGGCCGAGGCGCTGGGCGAGCAGGGCGCGCGCGTGCTGGTCTCGGCGCGCAAGCAGGCCGAGCTCGACGAAGCCTGCGCGCACCTGTCGGCGCGCGGAATCGCGGCGTCCAGCATCGCCGCCGACCTGTCCGACGACGCGGCGGTGGCCGGCTTCGCCGAGGAAGCCTTGAAACGCCTGGGCCAGGTCGACATCCTGGTCAACAACGCGGGCGCGACCTGGGGCGCGCCGGCCGAGGACTTCCCGCTCGAGGCCTGGGACAAGGTCATGAACCTGAACGTGCGCAGCATCTTCCTGCTGTGCCAGGCCTTCGGCAAGCGCTCCATGATCCCGCGCGGCCAGGGCCGCATCGTCAACATCGCCTCGATCGCCGGCCTGGCGGGCAATCCGCCGGGCACCATGCAGACCATCGCGTACAACACCTCCAAGGCCGCGCTGATCAACTTCACGCGCACCCTGGCGGGCGAATGGGGCCGGCACGGGATCACCGTGAACGCGATCGCCCCGGGCTTCTTCCCGTCGAAGATGACGAAGGGTGTACTGGCCGCGATCGGCGCCGATACGCTTGCGCAGCAGGCGCCGCTCGGTCGGCTCGGCGACGACGAAGACCTGAAGGGCGCAGTCGTACTGTTCGCGTCCGATGCGGGCAAACACATCACGGGACAGGTACTGGCGGTCGACGGCGGCGTCTCCGCTGTCTGA
- a CDS encoding SDR family oxidoreductase has product MKEFAGRVAVITGAASGLGREFANSAAGLGMKLVLADIDAKALEQVTETLIAGGAEVLSMVVDVSKREHVEELADAAMIRFHGVHLLFNNAGVAAGGLIWENSEADWEWVLGVNLWGVIHGVRVFVPIMLECARRDSAYEGHIVNSASMAGLLNPPGMGIYNVSKHAVVSLSETLYYDLGLTGAPVRTSVLCPYFVPTGIGHAEAHRPHELANHAPPTASQQTVQSMVNQAVDSGKVSAAEVARLSFEAIREERFYIYSHPQALASVARRMEAILKGDQPADADSAAAQINQALKARLNSP; this is encoded by the coding sequence ATGAAGGAGTTCGCAGGACGGGTAGCCGTCATCACCGGCGCCGCGAGCGGCCTGGGCCGCGAGTTCGCGAACAGCGCGGCCGGACTGGGCATGAAACTGGTGCTTGCCGACATCGACGCCAAGGCGCTTGAACAGGTGACCGAAACCTTGATCGCCGGCGGCGCCGAGGTGCTGTCGATGGTCGTCGACGTCAGCAAGCGCGAACACGTCGAGGAACTGGCCGACGCGGCCATGATCCGCTTCCATGGCGTGCACCTGCTGTTCAACAATGCCGGCGTCGCCGCGGGCGGCTTGATCTGGGAAAACAGCGAAGCCGACTGGGAGTGGGTGCTGGGCGTCAACCTGTGGGGCGTGATCCATGGGGTGCGCGTGTTCGTCCCGATCATGCTCGAGTGCGCGCGCCGCGATTCGGCCTACGAGGGGCACATCGTCAACAGCGCCTCGATGGCCGGCCTGCTGAATCCGCCGGGGATGGGCATCTACAACGTCTCCAAGCATGCGGTGGTGTCGCTCTCCGAAACCCTGTACTACGACCTGGGCCTGACCGGCGCGCCGGTCCGGACGTCGGTTCTGTGCCCATACTTCGTGCCGACCGGTATTGGCCACGCCGAGGCGCACCGCCCGCACGAGCTCGCGAACCACGCGCCGCCGACGGCCAGCCAGCAGACCGTGCAGAGCATGGTCAACCAGGCGGTCGACAGCGGCAAGGTGTCGGCGGCGGAGGTCGCACGCCTCAGCTTCGAGGCCATCCGCGAAGAGCGCTTCTATATCTACTCGCACCCGCAGGCCCTGGCCAGCGTGGCCCGGCGCATGGAAGCCATCCTGAAGGGCGACCAGCCGGCCGATGCCGATTCGGCAGCGGCGCAGATCAACCAGGCCTTGAAGGCGCGATTAAACAGCCCGTGA
- a CDS encoding TetR/AcrR family transcriptional regulator, translating to MSPSRSIRHQQSHERILDAAARAVRRAGVAGVGVAEVMKEAGLTHGGFYAHFASRDTLLAEALEHAGSQSNARVRERMRVRTDAGESALRALVCEYLSEPHMQALEFGCPVAAVGSEMQRAQEALREVAKSRVRGLAALVDDALPSGSPSGSAWAIAAALVGALQMARVLGPDGGGEVLKACRDSLLAQYDRPGASA from the coding sequence ATGTCACCGAGCCGCTCCATCCGTCACCAGCAGTCGCACGAGCGCATTCTCGACGCCGCGGCGCGCGCGGTGCGCCGCGCCGGCGTCGCCGGAGTCGGCGTGGCCGAGGTCATGAAGGAAGCCGGGCTCACCCATGGCGGCTTTTATGCCCATTTCGCATCCCGCGACACGCTGCTGGCCGAAGCGCTGGAACATGCCGGCAGCCAGAGCAACGCGCGGGTGCGCGAACGCATGCGCGTCCGCACGGACGCCGGCGAGAGCGCCCTGCGCGCGCTGGTGTGCGAGTACCTGTCCGAGCCGCATATGCAAGCGCTGGAGTTCGGCTGTCCGGTCGCCGCCGTGGGTTCGGAGATGCAGCGCGCCCAGGAAGCCTTGCGCGAGGTCGCGAAGAGCCGCGTGCGCGGCCTGGCCGCGCTGGTCGACGACGCTTTGCCGTCCGGATCGCCGTCCGGCAGCGCCTGGGCCATCGCCGCCGCCCTGGTCGGGGCGCTGCAGATGGCCAGGGTGCTGGGCCCGGATGGCGGCGGCGAGGTGTTGAAGGCATGCCGGGACAGCCTGCTTGCCCAGTACGACCGTCCGGGCGCAAGCGCCTGA
- a CDS encoding SDR family oxidoreductase, translating into MKLDNAIVLVTGANRGLGAEFARQALARGARKVYAGARDPDSVKLPGVTPVRLDVNDPVQVRDAAARCADITLVVNNAGIATPGSLLDEDGIEALRRMMDTNVYGMLRVSQAFAPVLAAQGGGAFLNVLSVASWISTPGLAAYAATKSAAWSVNNGLRIALKEQGTQVLGLHVGFVDTDLARGIDLPKLAPAEVVARAYAALEEDRSEVLIDELSRNVKRGLSEEPGIYLDVVQRPA; encoded by the coding sequence ATGAAACTCGATAACGCAATCGTCCTCGTCACCGGCGCCAACCGCGGCCTCGGCGCGGAGTTCGCCCGCCAGGCGCTGGCCCGCGGCGCGCGCAAGGTCTACGCCGGCGCCCGCGATCCGGATTCCGTCAAGCTGCCCGGCGTGACGCCGGTCCGGCTGGACGTCAACGATCCGGTCCAGGTGCGGGATGCTGCCGCGCGCTGCGCCGACATCACGCTGGTGGTCAACAATGCCGGCATCGCCACGCCCGGCAGCCTGCTGGATGAGGACGGCATCGAAGCGCTGCGGCGCATGATGGACACCAACGTCTACGGTATGTTGCGCGTCAGCCAGGCCTTTGCGCCGGTGCTGGCGGCGCAGGGCGGCGGCGCCTTCCTGAACGTGCTGTCGGTGGCGAGCTGGATCAGTACGCCGGGCCTGGCGGCCTATGCGGCGACCAAGTCGGCGGCCTGGAGCGTGAACAATGGCTTGCGCATCGCGCTGAAGGAGCAGGGCACCCAGGTGCTGGGGCTGCACGTCGGCTTCGTCGACACCGACCTGGCGCGCGGCATCGACCTGCCCAAGCTGGCGCCGGCGGAAGTCGTCGCGCGCGCCTATGCCGCGCTGGAGGAAGACCGCAGCGAAGTCCTGATCGACGAACTGTCGCGGAACGTCAAGCGCGGCCTGTCGGAAGAACCCGGGATCTACCTGGACGTGGTGCAGCGCCCCGCCTGA
- a CDS encoding NRDE family protein — MCLIVFAWRVIPGVPVIACANRDEFYDRPATPAGPWPEDPNIIAGRDLQGGGSWMGVTKNGPNGPKFAALTNIRAPGERRSDAPTRGALVADFLKGELDAPAYLAHIAAGAAEYNGFNLVLGDREGLYWFSNRAGDDPRNGQALTPGIYGVSNGLLDAPWPKVLRTKATFASLLLQGAPEEAYFEMLADTTRAPDLRLPDTGVPIEVERQLSAVCIEIEGYGTRTSTVVQLYEEGEPALHERILQPCPAA, encoded by the coding sequence ATGTGCCTGATCGTTTTTGCCTGGCGCGTGATTCCCGGCGTGCCCGTGATCGCGTGCGCCAACCGCGACGAATTCTATGACCGTCCCGCCACCCCGGCCGGCCCCTGGCCGGAGGATCCGAACATCATCGCCGGCCGCGACCTGCAGGGCGGCGGCAGCTGGATGGGCGTGACGAAGAATGGGCCGAACGGCCCGAAGTTCGCCGCGCTCACGAATATCCGCGCGCCCGGCGAGCGGCGCAGCGACGCCCCGACCCGCGGCGCCCTGGTGGCCGACTTCCTCAAGGGCGAGCTCGACGCACCGGCCTACCTGGCGCACATCGCCGCCGGCGCCGCCGAGTACAACGGCTTCAACCTCGTGCTGGGCGACCGCGAAGGCCTGTACTGGTTCTCGAACCGCGCCGGCGACGACCCGCGCAACGGCCAGGCTTTGACCCCGGGCATCTACGGGGTCTCGAACGGCCTGCTGGACGCGCCCTGGCCGAAGGTGCTGCGCACCAAGGCGACCTTCGCCAGCCTGCTGCTGCAGGGCGCGCCGGAGGAAGCCTATTTCGAGATGCTGGCCGACACCACCCGCGCCCCCGACCTGCGCCTGCCGGACACCGGCGTGCCGATCGAGGTGGAGCGACAATTGTCGGCGGTCTGCATCGAGATCGAGGGCTATGGTACCCGGACCTCGACCGTGGTCCAGCTTTACGAGGAAGGCGAGCCGGCGCTGCACGAAAGGATCCTGCAGCCTTGCCCGGCGGCCTGA
- a CDS encoding DUF4936 family protein, which yields MMDLYVYYKVREQDSAALAPRVRAMQAALAASHRAPNQLKRRPESKDGMQTWMEVYPGVPDSFADELARAAARAGLDELLAGPRRAEVFVDLIPEPNPCA from the coding sequence ATGATGGACCTGTACGTCTATTACAAGGTGCGCGAGCAGGACAGCGCCGCGCTCGCGCCGCGCGTGCGCGCCATGCAGGCGGCGCTGGCGGCCAGCCACCGCGCCCCCAATCAGCTCAAGCGCCGTCCCGAGAGCAAGGACGGCATGCAGACCTGGATGGAGGTCTATCCGGGCGTGCCCGACAGCTTCGCCGACGAGCTTGCCCGGGCCGCCGCCCGGGCCGGCCTGGACGAACTGCTCGCCGGCCCGCGCCGCGCCGAAGTCTTCGTCGACCTGATTCCGGAGCCGAACCCATGTGCCTGA
- a CDS encoding folate-binding protein YgfZ → MNNWIEHLASLGARFHQDEATQVEDFGKTLSAADLAAGMVAPVTDLGLIAAAGDDAASFLHSQLTNDVEHLGANEARLAGYCTPKGRLQATFLMWRGGQENKDIYLALPRAIQAPLQKRLSMFVLRAKAKLRDATEEAATAAVLGLGGAKAGEALARHVGALPAAPYAKLDGAFGTVIRLGDALGAPRYLWITSGDSAVAALPQLRETLALGGNAAWRLAEIHAGVPQVTQPTQEQFVPQMVNFELIGGVNFKKGCYPGQEIVARSQYLGKLKRRMTLATLPNAAVRAGDEVFSSADPDQPSGMIVNAAPNGQGGADALVEIKLAALEHEVRHGSAGGTQLAFLPLPYALDAPEA, encoded by the coding sequence ATGAATAACTGGATCGAACACCTCGCCTCGCTCGGCGCACGCTTTCACCAAGACGAAGCCACGCAAGTCGAAGACTTCGGCAAGACCCTCTCGGCCGCCGATCTCGCCGCCGGCATGGTGGCGCCGGTCACCGACCTCGGACTCATCGCCGCCGCCGGCGACGATGCGGCCAGTTTCCTGCACAGCCAGCTGACCAATGACGTCGAACACCTCGGCGCCAATGAAGCCCGGCTGGCCGGCTACTGCACGCCGAAGGGCCGCCTGCAGGCCACCTTCCTGATGTGGCGCGGCGGCCAGGAGAACAAGGATATCTACCTGGCCCTGCCGCGCGCCATCCAGGCCCCGCTGCAGAAGCGTCTCAGCATGTTCGTGCTGCGCGCCAAGGCGAAGCTGCGCGACGCCACCGAGGAAGCGGCCACCGCCGCCGTGCTCGGCCTGGGCGGCGCGAAGGCCGGCGAAGCGCTGGCGCGCCACGTCGGCGCCCTGCCGGCCGCGCCCTACGCCAAGCTCGATGGCGCATTCGGCACCGTGATCCGCCTGGGCGACGCCTTGGGCGCGCCGCGCTACCTGTGGATCACCTCGGGCGACAGCGCCGTCGCGGCCCTGCCGCAGCTGCGCGAGACCCTGGCGTTGGGCGGCAATGCCGCCTGGCGCCTGGCCGAGATCCACGCCGGCGTGCCGCAGGTGACCCAGCCGACCCAGGAACAGTTCGTGCCGCAGATGGTGAACTTCGAGCTGATCGGTGGCGTGAACTTCAAGAAAGGCTGCTATCCGGGCCAGGAAATCGTGGCCCGCAGCCAGTATCTCGGCAAGCTGAAGCGCCGCATGACGCTGGCCACGCTGCCCAATGCCGCGGTGCGCGCCGGCGACGAAGTGTTCTCCAGCGCGGACCCCGACCAGCCGTCGGGCATGATCGTCAACGCCGCGCCGAACGGCCAGGGCGGCGCCGATGCCCTGGTCGAGATCAAGCTGGCCGCGCTCGAGCATGAGGTGCGCCATGGTTCCGCCGGCGGCACCCAGCTGGCCTTCCTGCCGCTGCCCTACGCCCTCGACGCGCCGGAAGCGTAA
- the mltG gene encoding endolytic transglycosylase MltG, whose amino-acid sequence MALIRKLIVTGVIVSVAAVGGFQWWAKQPITTADSPIIPFAIAQGSGVSGAAQQMASSGVPINGFLFGVLARVTGKASQIKAGSYELKPDTNPRRLLTQLVRGEFAQESLTIIEGWTFRQMRQAVDAAPNLKHETAKLSDKELLAKVAPDAKYATPEGLFFPDTYLFAKNSSDLQIYRQAHEMMMKRLKTAWEKREPNLPYTDPYQALIMASLVEKETGQKSERSMIAGVFVNRLKTGMLLQTDPTVIYGMGDKYDGKIHKKDLETDTPYNTYTRAGLPPTPIALPGVESLAAALTPAKTEALYFVSRGDGTSHFSANLNEHNKAVNQYQRQGAK is encoded by the coding sequence ATGGCACTAATAAGAAAACTCATCGTCACGGGCGTGATCGTGTCAGTCGCGGCCGTCGGGGGCTTCCAGTGGTGGGCGAAGCAGCCCATCACCACGGCAGACAGCCCCATCATTCCATTCGCCATTGCCCAGGGCAGCGGCGTCTCCGGCGCCGCCCAGCAGATGGCGAGCTCCGGGGTGCCGATCAACGGCTTCCTGTTCGGGGTGCTCGCGCGCGTGACCGGCAAGGCGAGCCAGATCAAGGCCGGCAGCTACGAGCTCAAGCCGGATACGAACCCGCGGCGCCTCTTGACCCAGCTGGTGCGCGGCGAATTCGCGCAGGAATCGCTGACCATCATCGAAGGCTGGACCTTTCGCCAGATGCGCCAGGCGGTCGACGCCGCGCCCAACCTGAAGCACGAGACGGCCAAGCTGTCCGACAAGGAATTGCTGGCCAAGGTGGCGCCGGACGCGAAATACGCGACGCCCGAAGGCCTGTTCTTCCCGGACACCTACCTGTTCGCGAAGAATTCCAGCGACCTGCAGATCTACAGGCAGGCGCACGAGATGATGATGAAGCGCCTCAAGACGGCCTGGGAAAAGCGCGAGCCGAACCTGCCGTACACCGACCCTTACCAGGCCCTGATCATGGCCTCGCTGGTCGAAAAGGAGACCGGCCAGAAAAGCGAACGCTCGATGATCGCGGGCGTGTTCGTGAACCGCCTCAAGACCGGCATGCTGCTGCAGACCGATCCGACCGTCATCTACGGCATGGGCGACAAGTACGACGGCAAGATCCACAAGAAGGATCTCGAGACCGACACCCCGTACAACACCTACACCCGCGCCGGCCTGCCGCCGACCCCGATCGCGCTGCCGGGCGTGGAGTCGCTGGCGGCGGCGCTGACGCCGGCCAAGACCGAGGCCCTGTATTTCGTTTCGCGCGGCGACGGCACCAGCCATTTCTCGGCCAACCTGAACGAGCATAACAAGGCGGTCAACCAGTATCAGCGCCAGGGGGCGAAATGA